A genomic window from Populus nigra chromosome 7, ddPopNigr1.1, whole genome shotgun sequence includes:
- the LOC133700046 gene encoding uncharacterized protein LOC133700046 — protein sequence MGKIGSKSGKIVKIGRPRFQFIINNSPRPSSTTSFSPATVRTRVHPTTTASLQSPPGSKFDCNIDLLGAHCSEQRKNSSGNRLDVGWQYGIDIDKNSRKVQCKYCQKIISGGIFRFKQHLACTRKDVEPCQQVPENVKQMILGVLVKNLEATEKKRKARQYSVKKNPEFLKALDLVAKHGPGFKPPSYHDIREKYLKQEVDQTMNLLEDYKLEWKKTGCSIMSDGWTDKKRRCICNFLVNSPKGTVFLSSVDTSNMSKTADKVFEMLDAIVERIGEENVVQVVTDNAANYKAAGQLLMEKRKSLFWTPCAAHCIDLILEDFEKKLEIHQVTIAKGRRITSYIYSRTILISMLRHFTKGRDLIRPAATRFATAYLTLGCLNDHKMQLMTMFTSNQWSSCRFARIEEGKRIQNCVLDSRFWHDVTICIKAAYPLIKVLRVVDSDEKPAMGFIYKAMDEAKEKIQVNFGSVKKSYIPIWNIVDARWELQLHRPLHAAAYYLNPHYHYNPNFKVNANIKIGLYQCLERMVPNASERCKIDLQLESFKDAKGLFGIEAAKTARDKKTPAQWWDSYGDDSSGCERNWSAFEMVHTKRRNRLHQRKMNDLVFVMCNLKLNNNQVKKQADDFGVEDDLSSDDDWITEGEKHSNIDLLGAIDNATRRKNGNEDESDEEEIPNDAEIEIHGTEDDLEIQIDDIGVGTSSSTNAHNIGVGTSSDTNNPLDECLRNNEEDEGNEAGFSLHDIPADYLF from the exons ATGGGTAAAATCGGGTCAAAATCGGGTAAAATCGTTAAAATCGG CCGTCCACGATTCCAGTTCATCATTAACAACAGCCCTCGCCCCTCATCGACGACGTCCTTTTCACCAGCCACCGTAAGAACCAGAGTCCACCCAACAACAACGGCGTCTCTCCAGTCTCCACCAG GCTCCAAGTTTGACTGCAATATTGATCTCCTCGGTGCTCACTGCTCAGAACAGAG GAAAAATTCTTCTGGTAATAGACTTGATGTGGGATGGCAATATGGTATAGATATTGATAAGAATTCTAGAAAAGTTCAGTGCAAgtattgtcaaaaaattatcagtGGAGGTATTTTTCGTTTTAAACAGCATTTGGCTTGCACCCGTAAGGATGTTGAACCATGTCAACAAGTACCAGAAAATGTTAAGCAGATGATTTTAGgtgttttggtgaaaaatctagaagcaactgaaaagaaaagaaaggcccGTCAATATAGtgtaaa aaaaaaCCCTGAGTTTCTTAAGGCACTTGATTTGGTTGCAAAGCATGGGCCAGGTTTCAAGCCTCCATCATACCATGATATTAGAGAGAAGTATTTGAAGCAAGAAGTGGACCAAACTATGAATTTGCTTGAGGATTACAAGCTAGAATGGAAAAAAACTGGTTGTTCAATAATGTCTGATGGATGGACAGATAAAAAAAGACGttgtatttgtaattttttggttaatagtcCTAAAGGGACAGTTTTTTTATCATCGGTTGATACTTCTAATATGTCCAAAACTGCTGATAAGGTATTTGAGATGTTAGATGCCATTGTGGAGAGGATTGGGGAGGAAAATGTTGTCCAAGTAGTCACCGATAATGCTGCAAATTATAAGGCAGCGGGACaattattgatggaaaaaagaaagagtttgtTTTGGACACCATGTGCTGCCCATTGTATTGACTTGATATTAGAGGATTTTGAGAAGAAGTTAGAGATTCATCAAGTAACTATTGCTAAGGGGAGGAGAATCACctcatatatttattcaagaacTATTCTTATTTCCATGCTAAGACACTTTACGAAAGGAAGGGATTTGATTAGGCCTGCTGCCACACGGTTTGCTACTGCATATTTGACTTTGGGATGTTTGAATGATCATAAAATGCAGTTGATGACTATGTTTACTTCCAATCAGTGGAGTTCATGTAGGTTTGCAAGAATAGAAGAAGGGAAACGaattcaaaattgtgttttggacAGCAGGTTTTGGCATGATGTTACTATATGTATTAAGGCAGCGTATCCTCTAATTAAAGTTCTTCGAGTAGTTGATTCTGATGAGAAACCAGCTatgggttttatatataaagcaatggatgaagcaaaagagaagatacAAGTGAATTTTGGTTCCGTGAAAAAAAG ttatatacCTATATGGAATATTGTTGATGCAAGATGGGAACTTCAACTCCACAGACCCTTACATGCAGCAGCTTATTATTTGAATcctcattatcattataatcccaattttaaggttaatgccaacattaaaattggattatatcAATGCTTAGAAAGGATGGTGCCTAATGCAAGTGAAAGGTGCAAAATTGACTTGCAACTTGAATCATTCAAGGATGCAAAAGGGTTGTTTGGCATTGAGGCTGCCAAGACAgcaagagataaaaaaactcCAGCTCAATGGTGGGATTCTTATGGAGATGA TTCATCTGGATGTGAGCGTAATTGGAGTGCATTTGAAatg gtTCATACAAAACGAAGAAATCGTTTGCACCAGAGAAAAATGAATGACTTGGTATTTGTAATGTGCAATctgaaattgaataataatcaaGTCAAAAAGCAAGCAGATGATTTTGGTGTAGAAGATGATCTTTCATCTGATGATGATTGGATAACCGagggagaaaaacattcaaacatTGATTTGCTTGGTGCTATTGACAATGCAACACGAAGAAAAAATGGTAATGAAGATGaaagtgatgaagaagaaattccTAATGATGCTGAAATAGAGATTCATGGTACCGAAGATGATTTGgagattcaaattgatgatattggtgttggtactagtagtagcactaatgctcataatattggtgttggtactagtagtGACACTAATAATCCTCTTGATGAGTGTCTGAGGAATAATGAGGAAGATGAAGGCAATGAAGCTGgttttagtttacatgacatACCAGcagattatttgttttaa
- the LOC133699041 gene encoding zinc finger BED domain-containing protein DAYSLEEPER-like isoform X1, which translates to MDARDSTSNRDVSSSGGSGTTTGVGGGEEDPILSVTATLAKDAWLHFNSRRFNECLEVLYQLKQKKEDDPKVLHNIAIAEYSRDGYPDPKKLLEVLNSIEVLHNIAIAEYSRDGYPDPKKLLEVLNNIEIATLEENNQLMTPPENQMATLEDNNHLITTPEYQLATLEENNQLITTPEYQMETFEENNHSMPAPETQPNKRRKRKSMVWEHFTIETVSAESRRAFCKQCKQGFAYSTGSKVAGTSHLKRHIAKGTCLALLRNQGNQQTPGTPRMNGNGSMSDPPRRHYRSHSSAYISFDSDRCRPEIARMMIIHDYPLHMVEHSGFVTFLKSLEPRFDMVSFNIVQGDCVSSYLREKQNVMKFIEGLPGRVCLTLDVWTSSQSLGYVFITGHFIDGYWKPQRRILNVVMEPNPNSDAALSHAVATCLSDWSLEGKLFSITFNHPVGEPGLQNLRSLLSVKNPLIINGQLILGNCSARTLSNFAKEVLWAGREIIKKVRYSVKYVKTSEFHEQKFLELKEQLQVPSEKDLSLDNQAQWNTTYQMLVAASELKVVFSCLDTSDPDYKEAPSMEDWKRVDIICTYLKPLFDAANFLASRTNPNQKTFFHEVWKMHELYHSITSHGDPFVISLAEIMQEKIDKYLKECILALAIAVVLDPRFRMKLIEFSFVKFYGKEARKYIKIVDDALHELFLEYAALPLPLTPAHAEDGNFENMKTEEISYNELTDFDAYVETTSQNMKSELEQYLEESLLPRFQEMDVLKWWEENKLQYPVLSKMARDILTMQVSTADPDSVFDTEIKELDEYRSSLRPEAVEALVCAKDWLQYRSSTLESVEKSRQIIYIC; encoded by the exons ATGGACGCACGAGATTCGACATCGAACCGAGACGTCTCGTCGAGCGGCGGCAGCGGCACCACCACCGGCGTtggaggaggagaagaggaTCCTATCCTTTCCGTCACTGCCACGCTTGCCAAAGACGCTTGGTTACACTTTAACTCTCGCCGGTTCAATGAGTGCCTCGAGGTTTTGTATCAGCTAAAGCAGAAAAAGGAAGACGATCCAAAG GTTCTTCATAATATTGCTATTGCGGAGTATAGTAGAGATGGTTATCCAGATCCAAAGAAGTTGCTTGAAGTGCTTAATAGCATTGAg GTTCTTCATAATATTGCTATTGCGGAGTATAGTAGAGATGGTTATCCAGATCCAAAGAAGTTGCTTGAAGTGCTTAATAACATTGAg ATTGCAACACTTGAAGAGAATAATCAGCTGATGACACCTCCAGAAAACCAGATGGCAACCCTTGAAGACAACAATCACTTGATTACTACTCCAGAATACCAGCTGGCAACCCTTGAAGAGAATAATCAGCTGATTACTACTCCAGAATACCAGATGGAAACATTTGAAGAAAACAATCATTCCATGCCTGCTCCTGAAACACAGCCTAACAAGAGGAGGAAAAGGAAGTCCATGGTTTGGGAACACTTCACCATAGAAACTGTAAGCGCTGAAAGTAGAAGGGCATTCTGTAAGCAGTGCAAGCAAGGCTTTGCATACAGCACAGGTTCGAAAGTAGCTGGTACCAGCCATCTTAAACGTCACATTGCCAAGGGAACTTGTCTAGCACTACTACGCAATCAGGGGAATCAACAAACCCCTGGTACACCAAGGATGAATGGAAATGGCAGTATGTCTGATCCACCAAGACGTCACTACAGATCCCATAGCTCAGCCTACATTTCATTTGATTCAGACCGTTGCCGCCCTGAAATTGCCAGAATGATGATAATCCATGATTACCCTCTTCACATGGTCGAACATTCTGGATTTGTAACTTTTCTCAAGAGTCTTGAACCTAGATTTGACATGGTGAGCTTCAATATTGTCCAAGGAGATTGTGTCTCAAGTTACTTGAGGGAAAAGCAAAATGTTATGAAGTTCATTGAGGGTTTGCCCGGACGTGTTTGCCTTACACTGGATGTATGGACATCTAGCCAAAGCTTAGGTTATGTGTTTATAACAGGACACTTCATTGATGGTTATTGGAAGCCACAGAGGCGGATTCTCAATGTTGTGATGGAACCGAACCCTAACTCAGATGCAGCTCTTAGCCATGCTGTTGCTACTTGCCTATCTGATTGGAGTTTGGAAGGCAAGCTATTTTCTATCACTTTCAATCATCCAGTGGGTGAACCTGGGCTTCAAAACCTCAGATCTCTACTCTCTGTAAAAAATCCCCTTATCATCAACGGTCAGTTAATCCTTGGGAACTGCAGTGCTCGTACTTTAAGCAACTTTGCAAAAGAAGTGCTATGGGCAGGGCGAGAGATCATTAAGAAAGTCCGTTACAGTGTAAAGTATGTGAAGACCTCAGAATTTCATGAGCAAAAGTTCCTTGAGCTCAAGGAACAGCTTCAAGTCCCCAGTGAAAAAGACCTATCTCTTGACAACCAAGCTCAATGGAACACAACGTATCAGATGCTGGTGGCTGCTTCAGAGTTGAAGGTAGTATTTTCTTGCCTAGATACTTCTGATCCTGATTACAAAGAGGCTCCATCCATGGAAGACTGGAAGCGGGTTGACATTATATGCACGTACTTGAAACCTCTTTTTGATGCAGCCAACTTCCTTGCCTCTAGAACTAACCCAAACCAGAAGACATTCTTCCACGAAGTTTGGAAGATGCATGAGCTGTATCATTCTATTACAAGTCATGGGGATCCCTTCGTCATCAGTCTTGCTGAAATAATGCAAGAAAAGATAGACAAATATTTGAAGGAGTGCATCCTAGCTTTGGCAATTGCTGTAGTCTTGGATCCTCGGTTTAGGATGAAGTTGATCGAGTTCAGTTTTGTGAAATTCTATGGTAAAGAAGCTAGAAAATACATTAAGATTGTTGATGATGCGCTCCATGAGCTTTTTCTCGAATATGCGGCGCTTCCTCTCCCTCTTACGCCAGCTCATGCTGAAGATGGAAATTTTGAGAACATGAAGACTGAAGAAATTTCATACAATGAGCTCACAGATTTTGATGCGTATGTGGAGACTACTAGCCAAAATATGAAGTCGGAGCTGGAGCAGTATTTAGAAGAGTCTTTGTTGCCTCGCTTCCAAGAGATGGATGTACTGAAATGGTGGGAAGAGAACAAGCTCCAATATCCAGTTCTTTCAAAAATGGCTCGTGATATATTGACCATGCAGGTGTCTACTGCTGATCCTGACTCTGTATTTGATACCGAGATCAAAGAGCTGGATGAGTATCGGAGTTCTTTGAGACCTGAAGCCGTGGAAGCCCTTGTGTGTGCAAAGGACTGGCTTCAGTACAGATCTTCTAC GTTAGAGTCTGTAGAGAAAAGTCGACAgatcatatatatatgctaa
- the LOC133699041 gene encoding zinc finger BED domain-containing protein DAYSLEEPER-like isoform X2 produces the protein MDARDSTSNRDVSSSGGSGTTTGVGGGEEDPILSVTATLAKDAWLHFNSRRFNECLEVLYQLKQKKEDDPKVLHNIAIAEYSRDGYPDPKKLLEVLNNIEIATLEENNQLMTPPENQMATLEDNNHLITTPEYQLATLEENNQLITTPEYQMETFEENNHSMPAPETQPNKRRKRKSMVWEHFTIETVSAESRRAFCKQCKQGFAYSTGSKVAGTSHLKRHIAKGTCLALLRNQGNQQTPGTPRMNGNGSMSDPPRRHYRSHSSAYISFDSDRCRPEIARMMIIHDYPLHMVEHSGFVTFLKSLEPRFDMVSFNIVQGDCVSSYLREKQNVMKFIEGLPGRVCLTLDVWTSSQSLGYVFITGHFIDGYWKPQRRILNVVMEPNPNSDAALSHAVATCLSDWSLEGKLFSITFNHPVGEPGLQNLRSLLSVKNPLIINGQLILGNCSARTLSNFAKEVLWAGREIIKKVRYSVKYVKTSEFHEQKFLELKEQLQVPSEKDLSLDNQAQWNTTYQMLVAASELKVVFSCLDTSDPDYKEAPSMEDWKRVDIICTYLKPLFDAANFLASRTNPNQKTFFHEVWKMHELYHSITSHGDPFVISLAEIMQEKIDKYLKECILALAIAVVLDPRFRMKLIEFSFVKFYGKEARKYIKIVDDALHELFLEYAALPLPLTPAHAEDGNFENMKTEEISYNELTDFDAYVETTSQNMKSELEQYLEESLLPRFQEMDVLKWWEENKLQYPVLSKMARDILTMQVSTADPDSVFDTEIKELDEYRSSLRPEAVEALVCAKDWLQYRSSTQVSNALVKVEDLRS, from the exons ATGGACGCACGAGATTCGACATCGAACCGAGACGTCTCGTCGAGCGGCGGCAGCGGCACCACCACCGGCGTtggaggaggagaagaggaTCCTATCCTTTCCGTCACTGCCACGCTTGCCAAAGACGCTTGGTTACACTTTAACTCTCGCCGGTTCAATGAGTGCCTCGAGGTTTTGTATCAGCTAAAGCAGAAAAAGGAAGACGATCCAAAG GTTCTTCATAATATTGCTATTGCGGAGTATAGTAGAGATGGTTATCCAGATCCAAAGAAGTTGCTTGAAGTGCTTAATAACATTGAg ATTGCAACACTTGAAGAGAATAATCAGCTGATGACACCTCCAGAAAACCAGATGGCAACCCTTGAAGACAACAATCACTTGATTACTACTCCAGAATACCAGCTGGCAACCCTTGAAGAGAATAATCAGCTGATTACTACTCCAGAATACCAGATGGAAACATTTGAAGAAAACAATCATTCCATGCCTGCTCCTGAAACACAGCCTAACAAGAGGAGGAAAAGGAAGTCCATGGTTTGGGAACACTTCACCATAGAAACTGTAAGCGCTGAAAGTAGAAGGGCATTCTGTAAGCAGTGCAAGCAAGGCTTTGCATACAGCACAGGTTCGAAAGTAGCTGGTACCAGCCATCTTAAACGTCACATTGCCAAGGGAACTTGTCTAGCACTACTACGCAATCAGGGGAATCAACAAACCCCTGGTACACCAAGGATGAATGGAAATGGCAGTATGTCTGATCCACCAAGACGTCACTACAGATCCCATAGCTCAGCCTACATTTCATTTGATTCAGACCGTTGCCGCCCTGAAATTGCCAGAATGATGATAATCCATGATTACCCTCTTCACATGGTCGAACATTCTGGATTTGTAACTTTTCTCAAGAGTCTTGAACCTAGATTTGACATGGTGAGCTTCAATATTGTCCAAGGAGATTGTGTCTCAAGTTACTTGAGGGAAAAGCAAAATGTTATGAAGTTCATTGAGGGTTTGCCCGGACGTGTTTGCCTTACACTGGATGTATGGACATCTAGCCAAAGCTTAGGTTATGTGTTTATAACAGGACACTTCATTGATGGTTATTGGAAGCCACAGAGGCGGATTCTCAATGTTGTGATGGAACCGAACCCTAACTCAGATGCAGCTCTTAGCCATGCTGTTGCTACTTGCCTATCTGATTGGAGTTTGGAAGGCAAGCTATTTTCTATCACTTTCAATCATCCAGTGGGTGAACCTGGGCTTCAAAACCTCAGATCTCTACTCTCTGTAAAAAATCCCCTTATCATCAACGGTCAGTTAATCCTTGGGAACTGCAGTGCTCGTACTTTAAGCAACTTTGCAAAAGAAGTGCTATGGGCAGGGCGAGAGATCATTAAGAAAGTCCGTTACAGTGTAAAGTATGTGAAGACCTCAGAATTTCATGAGCAAAAGTTCCTTGAGCTCAAGGAACAGCTTCAAGTCCCCAGTGAAAAAGACCTATCTCTTGACAACCAAGCTCAATGGAACACAACGTATCAGATGCTGGTGGCTGCTTCAGAGTTGAAGGTAGTATTTTCTTGCCTAGATACTTCTGATCCTGATTACAAAGAGGCTCCATCCATGGAAGACTGGAAGCGGGTTGACATTATATGCACGTACTTGAAACCTCTTTTTGATGCAGCCAACTTCCTTGCCTCTAGAACTAACCCAAACCAGAAGACATTCTTCCACGAAGTTTGGAAGATGCATGAGCTGTATCATTCTATTACAAGTCATGGGGATCCCTTCGTCATCAGTCTTGCTGAAATAATGCAAGAAAAGATAGACAAATATTTGAAGGAGTGCATCCTAGCTTTGGCAATTGCTGTAGTCTTGGATCCTCGGTTTAGGATGAAGTTGATCGAGTTCAGTTTTGTGAAATTCTATGGTAAAGAAGCTAGAAAATACATTAAGATTGTTGATGATGCGCTCCATGAGCTTTTTCTCGAATATGCGGCGCTTCCTCTCCCTCTTACGCCAGCTCATGCTGAAGATGGAAATTTTGAGAACATGAAGACTGAAGAAATTTCATACAATGAGCTCACAGATTTTGATGCGTATGTGGAGACTACTAGCCAAAATATGAAGTCGGAGCTGGAGCAGTATTTAGAAGAGTCTTTGTTGCCTCGCTTCCAAGAGATGGATGTACTGAAATGGTGGGAAGAGAACAAGCTCCAATATCCAGTTCTTTCAAAAATGGCTCGTGATATATTGACCATGCAGGTGTCTACTGCTGATCCTGACTCTGTATTTGATACCGAGATCAAAGAGCTGGATGAGTATCGGAGTTCTTTGAGACCTGAAGCCGTGGAAGCCCTTGTGTGTGCAAAGGACTGGCTTCAGTACAGATCTTCTACGCAAGTTTCTAATGCTCTTGTGAAAGTAGAGGATCTTAGATCTTAG